Proteins from a genomic interval of Pseudomonadales bacterium:
- a CDS encoding MBL fold metallo-hydrolase: MSFSISICPVTHFQQNCSILFCRDSGKAALVDPGGEQATLIKLIEDAGMQLEKIFLTHGHLDHVGAAKAIAEQYQVPIEGPHIADKYWLDDIPQYAEMMQFPATETFTPDRWLEQGDEVCFGQQRLAVHHCPGHTPGHIVFFHAETKVAMVGDVLFKGSIGRTDFPGGNHQQLIDSIQQKLFNLGDEVQFIPGHGPVSTIGEERQSNPFVADQRYG; this comes from the coding sequence ATGAGTTTTTCTATATCAATCTGTCCCGTCACCCATTTCCAGCAAAATTGTTCCATTTTATTTTGCCGAGACAGTGGCAAAGCCGCACTGGTTGATCCCGGCGGCGAGCAAGCAACACTTATTAAATTGATCGAAGATGCAGGCATGCAGCTTGAAAAAATCTTTCTTACACACGGCCATTTAGACCATGTGGGTGCTGCGAAGGCCATCGCTGAGCAATATCAAGTACCGATAGAAGGGCCACATATAGCGGATAAATATTGGCTTGACGATATTCCACAATACGCCGAGATGATGCAGTTTCCTGCCACCGAGACCTTTACACCAGACCGATGGCTAGAGCAGGGCGATGAAGTTTGCTTTGGGCAACAGCGTTTGGCCGTGCACCATTGTCCGGGACATACCCCAGGGCATATCGTGTTCTTTCATGCAGAAACAAAAGTTGCGATGGTCGGTGATGTATTATTTAAAGGCTCTATAGGCCGTACCGATTTCCCGGGTGGCAATCATCAACAGCTGATTGACTCGATTCAACAAAAATTATTTAACCTTGGGGATGAGGTGCAGTTTATTCCTGGTCATGGCCCGGTCTCAACCATTGGTGAAGAACGCCAAAGCAATCCCTTTGTTGCTGATCAACGCTACGGATAA